The Acidaminococcus fermentans DSM 20731 sequence CCATGGCCACTGCCCTGTACGCCAAGTTGGGGGCCAACGCCGGCTGCGCGTCCCCGCTGTCCCTCACCGGGATCCTGGCCCGGAACCTGTCGGAACCCTACGGTATCAGCGGCTTCGGTCTCCACCTGTTCCTCACCACCCTGCTGTCTGGGTTCGTATTCACCCTGGTGGTCTATCTGCTGTACAAAGGATACAAGGTCAACGGAGACAATCCTCTGAAACTTTCCGATATTCCCGCTTTCAACCGGGAACAGAAAATCACCATGGCCGCCATTCTTGTGATGGTCATCTTCTGCATCGGCTTCAAGATGGATACGGGCCTGTTCGCCTTTGTGGCGGCTGCGGTACTGATCCTTCTGAAATGCGCGGATGAAAAACAGGCCATCCGGCAGATTCCCTGGGGCACCCTGATGATGATCTGCGGGGTGGGGGTGCTGGTCAGCGTCATCACCAAACTGGGAGGCGTGAAACTGGTGTCCGACTTCCTGGCTTCTCTCATGACCGAAGCCTCGGCGGTGCCCATTATGGCCGCCACCAGCGGCATCCTGTCCTGGGTCAGCTCCACCACCGGTGTGGTGATGCCCGCTCTGTATCCCATTGCCCACCAGATCACCGGAAACTTTGCCGGGCAGGTGGGGTATGTGGAACTGATCTCCGCCATTACGGCCACTTCCTTTGCGGCGGCCATCAGCCCCCTGTCCACCGGCGGCGCCATCATCATGTCCTCCTATTCGGCGGCCCGGGAAACCACTACCTATGAAATGAACAAAATGTTCAAGACACTGTTCCTGCTCAGCGTGGCCAATGTTGGGGTCAATGTGCTCATGGCGGCTCTCCACGTGTTCAATCTGGGCGGCCTGTTCCAGTAATCTGTCAATGAGGTGAATGAAATGGAATTGTACAAAAACGGAGCCTATCTGCTCAACGGCCGGGACCTGTTCCCGGAAGAAAACCAAGCCGCCGCCCAGGCCAGAGCCGGGCAGCCTGTGGACCGGGAAGCCGGCCGCCAGGGGACCATTGCCTGGAGCATCCTCCAGAGCCACAATACCAGCGGGGATCCGCAAAAGCTGAAGATCCGCTACGATGCCCTGACTTCCCATGACCTGACTTATGTGGGAATCATCCAGACCGCCCGGGCCTCCGGCATGGACCATTTCCCCATGCCCTACGTGCTCACCTGCTGCCACAACTCCCTGTGTGCGGTGGGGGGCACCATCAACGAGGACGACCATATCTTCGGCCTTACCGCCGCCAAAAAATACGGGGGCATCTTCGTGCCGCCCCATGTGGCGGTGATCCACCAGTACATGCGGGAAATGCATGCCGGCTGCGGGAAGATGATCCTGGGGTCCGATTCTCACACCCGCTACGGGGCCCTGGGTACTATGGCCGTGGGAGAAGGGGGCGGTGAGCTGGACAAGCAGATCCTGGGGGACACCTGGGATACGGACTATCCGGAAGTGGTGGCCGTTTATCTGACCGGCCGTCCCCAGCCCTGGGTGGGGCCCCAGGATATCGCCCTGGCCCTGTGCCGGGCGGTGTTCCAGAACGGCTATGTGAAGAACAAGGTGATGGAATTCGTGGGACCGGGGGTTTCCTCCATGACCACCGATTACCGGAACGCAGTGGATGTGATGACCACGGAAACCACCTGTCTGTCCTCCATCTGGCGGACCGATGAGGACACCCGGGCCTTCTTGAAAGAACACGGCCGGGAAGAGGACTACCGGGAACTGAATCCGGGGGCCGTGGCCTATTACGACGGATGCATCACCCTGGACCTGTCCACGGTGAAGCCCATGATCGCCCTGCCTTTCCATCCCTCCAACGCTTATACCATCGACGAACTGAACGCCAACCTGGAAGACATCCTCCGGGAGACGGAAAAGAAAGCGGCGGAGGTGGCCCGGGGACGGGCGCCCTACACCCTCACCGACAAGATCCGGGACGGGAAGCTCCAGGTCCAGCATGGGGTCATCGGAGGCTGCTCCGGGGGCAACTATTCCAATGTGGCGGAAGCGGCCGCTCTGCTCCGGGGCCGTTCCATGGGCAGCGGGGAATTTGCCCTGAACGTGTATCCTTCCTCCCTGCCGGTGTACATGGATTTAATGAAGAAAGGGATGCTGGGTGATCTGATGGCCGCCGGGGCCGTGGTGAAGACCGCCTTCTGCGGACCCTGCTTCGGTGCCGGGGATACCCCGGGCAACAACGGCCTGTCCATCCGGCACAACACCCGGAACTTCCCCAACCGGGAAGGGTCCAAGCCGGGCCAGGGACAGATGGCTGCCGTGGCATTGATGGATGCCCGGAGCATCGCCGCCACTGCCGCCAACAACGGCATCCTCACTTCTGCGGAAGAATTTGCCGATGTGTTCGGGAAGGTGCCGGCCTACCACTTTGATGACAGCGCCTACAAGGCCCGGGTCTGCAACGGATTTGGGAAGCCGGAACCGGAAGAGAAGCTGTTCTACGGTCCCAATATCAAGGACTGGCCGGAAATGCCCGCTCTGGGGGATAATGTACTCCTCCAGGTGTGCTCCAAGATCCTGGATCCGGTGACCACCACGGACGAACTGATTCCCTCCGGAGAGACTTCTTCCTACCGGTCCAACCCGCTGGGACTGGCGGAATTCACCCTGAGCCGCCGGGATCCGGAGTACGTGGGACGGACCAAGGCGGTGAAGGAACTGGAACTGGCCCGGGAAGCCGGGAAGGATCTGCCGGAACTGGCGGAAGTGCTGGAACGGATCCGGGAACTGCCGGGAGATGCCACCCTGGCCAATACGGAAATCGGGTCTCTGGTGTACGCCACCCGGCCCGGTGACGGATCTGCCCGGGAACAGGCCGCCAGCTGCCAGCGGGTGATCGGGGGCCTGGCCAACATTACCCAGGATTACGCCACCAAACGGTACCGGAGCAATGTGATCAACTGGGGTATGCTGCCCCTGCACCTGAAAGGGGAACCCACGGCTTTTGAGGTGGGAGACTGGATCTACCTGCCGGAAATCCGGAAGGCCCTGGAAGGGGATCTGGACAACATCCGGGGCTACGTGGTGAAAAAAGAAGGCCCCGTGGCCATCGATCTCTACTGCAAGCCCCTGACCCGGGAAGAAAAGGAAATCATCCTGGACGGGTGCCTGATCAATTACAACCGGAAGAAATAAAAAAGGGTATGAGAAAAAAACCGGCTGCATCACGCAGCCGGCTTTTTTCTCATACCCACCCATACAAACAGCGCCAGTGCCACAGTAAAGGACACCAGGGCCGTTACCTGGGCGCTTTTCAGGCCCCACAGCATGGGTTCCACGTAATCTCCCCGGAGAAATTCCAGGAAGAACCGGAGCAGGCTGTAGAGCATCACATACAGACAGCAGGGCTGTCCTTTTCTGGGCTTGGTGGTCTGGAACAGCAGCAGCAGGGCGAACAGGATCACATCCACCTGTCCTTCCCACACTTCCGCCGGCCACAGGGGCACCGCCCCATAGGTGGAACGGGCCAGGGTCCCTGCCGGGTACAATATGCCGAAATCTCCGCCGGTGGGGGCCCCGAAGGCGTCCCCGTTCAGCAGATTGGCCATGCGGCCCACGCTCTGGCCGATGAACAGAGCCGGGCAGATCACGTCCAGCATGTCAATCCAGTCCACCTGGTGGCGCCAGCAGTACACCGCACCGCCCAGCACTCCGCCCAGGATGCCTCCCTGGATGGCCATGCCCCCCTGCCACACAAAGGGAATTTCAGCAAGGTGCTGGCTGTAATAGCCCCAGTCAAAGAAGAACACGTCCCACAGCCGGGCCCCGATGAGTCCGCAGAAGCCGCCGTAGATGCCGAGGTCCGGCAGGTATTTCTCCCAGCCCCGGCCATCCCGCCAGGCCAGGAAATAGGCCACCGCCGTGGCCATGAAAATGGCGGTGCACAGCATCAGGCCGTACATCCGCACAGGAAAATCGCCGATAAAAAACAGATATTGATGCACAGTAAAGTCCTTTCTTACGCTTATAAGAGTCACTAGTCTCTAGTCACTAGTCGACAGCCAAAGAAGAAAATTTGCTGAAGCAAATTTTAAAGGATTTCCAACCTGGCGCTGTGAAAAAATCATCCACAGCGCCTTT is a genomic window containing:
- a CDS encoding SLC13 family permease, which codes for MDFRIISLLVLALVVAIGFIKKINIGFFSIGAAFLLGMAGGVPVKAIVGGFSSSMFVTLVGVTFLFGMASANGTLDLFSKKVVALVGKRTYLIPILMFVLSAFISAIGPGHIAAGILMTTFAVYLAFELKINPMATALYAKLGANAGCASPLSLTGILARNLSEPYGISGFGLHLFLTTLLSGFVFTLVVYLLYKGYKVNGDNPLKLSDIPAFNREQKITMAAILVMVIFCIGFKMDTGLFAFVAAAVLILLKCADEKQAIRQIPWGTLMMICGVGVLVSVITKLGGVKLVSDFLASLMTEASAVPIMAATSGILSWVSSTTGVVMPALYPIAHQITGNFAGQVGYVELISAITATSFAAAISPLSTGGAIIMSSYSAARETTTYEMNKMFKTLFLLSVANVGVNVLMAALHVFNLGGLFQ
- a CDS encoding hydratase, producing the protein MELYKNGAYLLNGRDLFPEENQAAAQARAGQPVDREAGRQGTIAWSILQSHNTSGDPQKLKIRYDALTSHDLTYVGIIQTARASGMDHFPMPYVLTCCHNSLCAVGGTINEDDHIFGLTAAKKYGGIFVPPHVAVIHQYMREMHAGCGKMILGSDSHTRYGALGTMAVGEGGGELDKQILGDTWDTDYPEVVAVYLTGRPQPWVGPQDIALALCRAVFQNGYVKNKVMEFVGPGVSSMTTDYRNAVDVMTTETTCLSSIWRTDEDTRAFLKEHGREEDYRELNPGAVAYYDGCITLDLSTVKPMIALPFHPSNAYTIDELNANLEDILRETEKKAAEVARGRAPYTLTDKIRDGKLQVQHGVIGGCSGGNYSNVAEAAALLRGRSMGSGEFALNVYPSSLPVYMDLMKKGMLGDLMAAGAVVKTAFCGPCFGAGDTPGNNGLSIRHNTRNFPNREGSKPGQGQMAAVALMDARSIAATAANNGILTSAEEFADVFGKVPAYHFDDSAYKARVCNGFGKPEPEEKLFYGPNIKDWPEMPALGDNVLLQVCSKILDPVTTTDELIPSGETSSYRSNPLGLAEFTLSRRDPEYVGRTKAVKELELAREAGKDLPELAEVLERIRELPGDATLANTEIGSLVYATRPGDGSAREQAASCQRVIGGLANITQDYATKRYRSNVINWGMLPLHLKGEPTAFEVGDWIYLPEIRKALEGDLDNIRGYVVKKEGPVAIDLYCKPLTREEKEIILDGCLINYNRKK
- the lgt gene encoding prolipoprotein diacylglyceryl transferase, which translates into the protein MHQYLFFIGDFPVRMYGLMLCTAIFMATAVAYFLAWRDGRGWEKYLPDLGIYGGFCGLIGARLWDVFFFDWGYYSQHLAEIPFVWQGGMAIQGGILGGVLGGAVYCWRHQVDWIDMLDVICPALFIGQSVGRMANLLNGDAFGAPTGGDFGILYPAGTLARSTYGAVPLWPAEVWEGQVDVILFALLLLFQTTKPRKGQPCCLYVMLYSLLRFFLEFLRGDYVEPMLWGLKSAQVTALVSFTVALALFVWVGMRKKPAA